The Vibrio bathopelagicus genomic sequence CAACAGCGAGCAATAATTCGATCAATGTCATCCCTCTAATACTTAAGTTGTTGTTGTTGCATATATTTCTTCGAATCATCGCGAGTAGTTTCCTTTCATATCTCTGCCTATTTTTCTCCGGTGGTAGCATCGGCGCAAGATTAAATACGGTTACGAACGGTATTACATAGGAAATTGGGAAATGACTCGCGGGTTTACTTTATTAGAGCTGTTAATCACGGTATCGGTGTTATCGATACTGATAGCCACGGCTGCCCCGAGTTTTAGTTCAGTAACGCAAACTGTGAAGATGCAGAGATTGGCTAGCGAGTTAAATGGTTTTCTTATTCAGGCTAAGTCAGAGTCAGTAAAAAGGAATCAAGATCTTTGGGTTCATTTCTCGATGGAAAAGAATGAAGTGCAATCAACTGGAGATTGGACTATTTGGTTAAAACCGACCGAAGACTTGTCAGGCGAAACCTTACTGCAGTTGTCGGGCGAACCCTTTCGTGACCTTTCTTTTTCTCATAACTACACCGGAGACCGAATCACTTTTGAGAGCGTTCGTGGAAGACCCTCTCGAGGGACTCTTTATCTAGCGCCTAATACGGTTTCAACCGATCGACTTTTGATCAAATTAT encodes the following:
- a CDS encoding GspH/FimT family pseudopilin, producing MTRGFTLLELLITVSVLSILIATAAPSFSSVTQTVKMQRLASELNGFLIQAKSESVKRNQDLWVHFSMEKNEVQSTGDWTIWLKPTEDLSGETLLQLSGEPFRDLSFSHNYTGDRITFESVRGRPSRGTLYLAPNTVSTDRLLIKLSSPPGRVKVCGESSAQYGYDVC